A section of the Harmonia axyridis chromosome 2, icHarAxyr1.1, whole genome shotgun sequence genome encodes:
- the LOC123672108 gene encoding phosphatidylinositol-binding clathrin assembly protein LAP-like isoform X3 → MEVYIKKPNSCYFDDLVHCTNEPNISVPQLANLLIERSQNTNWVVVYKALVTVHHMMCYGNERFTQFLASSNSTFQLSNFLDKSGVQGSQGHKNGYDMSPFIRRYAKYLNEKAISYRTVAFDFCKIKRGKEDGMLRTMNTDKLLKTLPVLQNQLDVLLEFECSSNDLTNGIINMCFMLLFKDLIRLFAGYNDGIINLLEKFFDMNKKQCKEALDIYKKFLVRMDRVSEFLKVAENVGIDKGNIPDLTKAPSSLLEALEQHLSQIEGKKSSSSAVTSQSTSNQQKNVKSGVNALSSTSSAFGTVANSKFESLSNGIDENLKLQALAEEEAAMNQFKSKVSSPTSSGNPFMSNSSSSVSTPSAAALDLFSSEPAIIHSHAQSKPSDDLLQLSNPFMDAFQTPQQQPTIMASANFGAANNNAWVPNGQTLVTNGSFVSDTNFASVFGSAEPKNNFDGLGGVLQPMSAGNGMNSFNNNMNSPSPINNNAKNQFNTNGNNNSDGGKLVSGDLESSLASLAENLTINPRVQPVKGVQWNSPKGGSKTGNNWTPQPMSATTGAGYKPMNQSMTSPTFSASTLQPPVFPTMPAVQPVMVMRPMVGNPVMMPQMTPMSPNANQMAQQQSLLFH, encoded by the exons ATGGAGGTTTACATAAAAAAGCCTAATTCGTGTTATTTTGATG atttagTACACTGTACGAACGAACCAAACATATCAGTGCCACAATTAGCCAATCTGCTCATCGAGAGGTCTCAAAACACTAATTGGGTGGTAGTTTACAAAGCCCTGGTTACTGTCCATCATATGATGTGTTATGGAAATGAA aggtTCACACAATTCCTGGCATCGAGCAACAGTACCTTTCAACTGAGCAATTTTTTAGATAAGAGCGGAGTTCAAG GTAGCCAAGGACATAAAAATG gatACGACATGTCTCCCTTCATAAGACGGTATGCGAAGTATTTGAACGAGAAGGCCATATCGTACAGGACAGTGGCGTTCGATTTCTGTAAAATAAAGAGAGG GAAAGAAGATGGCATGTTGAGAACGATGAACACCGACAAGCTCTTGAAAACACTACCGGTACTACAGAATCAGTTGGACGTACTCCTTGAATTCGAATGTTCTTCGAACGATCTTACGAACGGCATCATTAATATGTGCTTCATGCTGCTCTTCAAAGATCTCATCAGGCTCTTTGCAGGTTACAACGACGGTATCATCAATTTGTTAG AAAAATTCTTCGATATGAACAAGAAGCAATGTAAGGAGGCTCTAGACATATACAAAAAATTCCTGGTTAGAATGGATAGGGTCTCGGAATTCCTAAAAGTTGCCGAG AACGTCGGAATAGATAAAGGCAACATTCCCGATCTCACCAAAGCCCCCAGCAGCCTGCTCGAAGCCCTGGAGCAGCACTTGTCGCAGATCGAGGGCAAGAAGAGCTCGTCATCGGCCGTCACCTCTCAATCGACCAGCAACCAACAGAAAAATGTGAAATCCGGAGTCAACGCCCTTTCCTCGACCAGTAGCGCTTTTGGCACGGTGGCCAATAGCAAGTTCGAAAGTCTCTCCAACGGCATCGATGAAAATCTGAAGCTGCAAGCGCTGGCCGAAGAAGAAGCTGCTATGAACCAGTTCAAG TCGAAGGTTTCCTCGCCAACTTCAAGCGGCAACCCCTTCATGAGTAACTCCTCCTCTTCTGTCAGCACACCGAGCGCAGCCGCCTTGGACCTATTCTCTTCCGAGCCCGCCATCATACATTCGCATGCGCAGTCTAAGCCCTCCGACGACCTACTACAACTGTCCAATCCGTTCATGGACGCTTTTCAAACACCCCAACAACAACCAACCATCATGGCCAGCGCTAATTTCGGTGCTGCCAACAATAATGCATGGGTACCGAATG GTCAAACTTTGGTCACTAATGGCTCCTTTGTATCAGACACCAACTTTGCTTCGGTTTTCGGAAGTGCTGAACCAAAAA ATAATTTCGATGGATTGGGCGGAGTACTACAACCAATGTCTGCAGGAAATGGTATGAATTCTTTCAATAACAACATGAACAGTCCATCACCCATCAACAACAATGCGAAAAACCAGTTCAACACGAATGGCAACAATAATTCTGATGGTGGAAAATTGGTATCGGGTGATCTAGAATCCAGCCTGGCATCTCTGGCTGAAAATCTAACTATCAATCCTAGAGTGCAACCTGTGAA AGGTGTACAATGGAACTCTCCAAAGGGTGGTTCAAAGACTGGAAATAACTGGACTCCTCAACCTATGTCTGCTACTACTGGTGCAGGCTACAAACCGATGAACCAATCGATGACTAGCCCCACTTTCAGTGCTTCGACTTTACAACCTCCTGTATTTCCTACAATGCCAGCAGTTCAGCCAGTGATG GTGATGCGTCCTATGGTGGGTAACCCAGTGATGATGCCCCAAATGACACCCATGTCGCCGAATGCAAACCAGATGGCGCAACAGCAGTCCTTGTTGTTTCACTGA
- the LOC123672108 gene encoding phosphatidylinositol-binding clathrin assembly protein LAP-like isoform X1, with amino-acid sequence MTGRMAGQTINDRLLAAKHSIAGQGLAKSVCKATTEEMIGPKKKHLDYLVHCTNEPNISVPQLANLLIERSQNTNWVVVYKALVTVHHMMCYGNERFTQFLASSNSTFQLSNFLDKSGVQGSQGHKNGYDMSPFIRRYAKYLNEKAISYRTVAFDFCKIKRGKEDGMLRTMNTDKLLKTLPVLQNQLDVLLEFECSSNDLTNGIINMCFMLLFKDLIRLFAGYNDGIINLLEKFFDMNKKQCKEALDIYKKFLVRMDRVSEFLKVAENVGIDKGNIPDLTKAPSSLLEALEQHLSQIEGKKSSSSAVTSQSTSNQQKNVKSGVNALSSTSSAFGTVANSKFESLSNGIDENLKLQALAEEEAAMNQFKSKVSSPTSSGNPFMSNSSSSVSTPSAAALDLFSSEPAIIHSHAQSKPSDDLLQLSNPFMDAFQTPQQQPTIMASANFGAANNNAWVPNGQTLVTNGSFVSDTNFASVFGSAEPKNNFDGLGGVLQPMSAGNGMNSFNNNMNSPSPINNNAKNQFNTNGNNNSDGGKLVSGDLESSLASLAENLTINPRVQPVKGVQWNSPKGGSKTGNNWTPQPMSATTGAGYKPMNQSMTSPTFSASTLQPPVFPTMPAVQPVMVMRPMVGNPVMMPQMTPMSPNANQMAQQQSLLFH; translated from the exons atttagTACACTGTACGAACGAACCAAACATATCAGTGCCACAATTAGCCAATCTGCTCATCGAGAGGTCTCAAAACACTAATTGGGTGGTAGTTTACAAAGCCCTGGTTACTGTCCATCATATGATGTGTTATGGAAATGAA aggtTCACACAATTCCTGGCATCGAGCAACAGTACCTTTCAACTGAGCAATTTTTTAGATAAGAGCGGAGTTCAAG GTAGCCAAGGACATAAAAATG gatACGACATGTCTCCCTTCATAAGACGGTATGCGAAGTATTTGAACGAGAAGGCCATATCGTACAGGACAGTGGCGTTCGATTTCTGTAAAATAAAGAGAGG GAAAGAAGATGGCATGTTGAGAACGATGAACACCGACAAGCTCTTGAAAACACTACCGGTACTACAGAATCAGTTGGACGTACTCCTTGAATTCGAATGTTCTTCGAACGATCTTACGAACGGCATCATTAATATGTGCTTCATGCTGCTCTTCAAAGATCTCATCAGGCTCTTTGCAGGTTACAACGACGGTATCATCAATTTGTTAG AAAAATTCTTCGATATGAACAAGAAGCAATGTAAGGAGGCTCTAGACATATACAAAAAATTCCTGGTTAGAATGGATAGGGTCTCGGAATTCCTAAAAGTTGCCGAG AACGTCGGAATAGATAAAGGCAACATTCCCGATCTCACCAAAGCCCCCAGCAGCCTGCTCGAAGCCCTGGAGCAGCACTTGTCGCAGATCGAGGGCAAGAAGAGCTCGTCATCGGCCGTCACCTCTCAATCGACCAGCAACCAACAGAAAAATGTGAAATCCGGAGTCAACGCCCTTTCCTCGACCAGTAGCGCTTTTGGCACGGTGGCCAATAGCAAGTTCGAAAGTCTCTCCAACGGCATCGATGAAAATCTGAAGCTGCAAGCGCTGGCCGAAGAAGAAGCTGCTATGAACCAGTTCAAG TCGAAGGTTTCCTCGCCAACTTCAAGCGGCAACCCCTTCATGAGTAACTCCTCCTCTTCTGTCAGCACACCGAGCGCAGCCGCCTTGGACCTATTCTCTTCCGAGCCCGCCATCATACATTCGCATGCGCAGTCTAAGCCCTCCGACGACCTACTACAACTGTCCAATCCGTTCATGGACGCTTTTCAAACACCCCAACAACAACCAACCATCATGGCCAGCGCTAATTTCGGTGCTGCCAACAATAATGCATGGGTACCGAATG GTCAAACTTTGGTCACTAATGGCTCCTTTGTATCAGACACCAACTTTGCTTCGGTTTTCGGAAGTGCTGAACCAAAAA ATAATTTCGATGGATTGGGCGGAGTACTACAACCAATGTCTGCAGGAAATGGTATGAATTCTTTCAATAACAACATGAACAGTCCATCACCCATCAACAACAATGCGAAAAACCAGTTCAACACGAATGGCAACAATAATTCTGATGGTGGAAAATTGGTATCGGGTGATCTAGAATCCAGCCTGGCATCTCTGGCTGAAAATCTAACTATCAATCCTAGAGTGCAACCTGTGAA AGGTGTACAATGGAACTCTCCAAAGGGTGGTTCAAAGACTGGAAATAACTGGACTCCTCAACCTATGTCTGCTACTACTGGTGCAGGCTACAAACCGATGAACCAATCGATGACTAGCCCCACTTTCAGTGCTTCGACTTTACAACCTCCTGTATTTCCTACAATGCCAGCAGTTCAGCCAGTGATG GTGATGCGTCCTATGGTGGGTAACCCAGTGATGATGCCCCAAATGACACCCATGTCGCCGAATGCAAACCAGATGGCGCAACAGCAGTCCTTGTTGTTTCACTGA
- the LOC123672108 gene encoding phosphatidylinositol-binding clathrin assembly protein LAP-like isoform X4 translates to MTGRMAGQTINDRLLAAKHSIAGQGLAKSVCKATTEEMIGPKKKHLDYLVHCTNEPNISVPQLANLLIERSQNTNWVVVYKALVTVHHMMCYGNERFTQFLASSNSTFQLSNFLDKSGVQGSQGHKNGYDMSPFIRRYAKYLNEKAISYRTVAFDFCKIKRGKEDGMLRTMNTDKLLKTLPVLQNQLDVLLEFECSSNDLTNGIINMCFMLLFKDLIRLFAGYNDGIINLLEKFFDMNKKQCKEALDIYKKFLVRMDRVSEFLKVAENVGIDKGNIPDLTKAPSSLLEALEQHLSQIEGKKSSSSAVTSQSTSNQQKNVKSGVNALSSTSSAFGTVANSKFESLSNGIDENLKLQALAEEEAAMNQFKSKVSSPTSSGNPFMSNSSSSVSTPSAAALDLFSSEPAIIHSHAQSKPSDDLLQLSNPFMDAFQTPQQQPTIMASANFGAANNNAWVPNGQTLVTNGSFVSDTNFASVFGSAEPKTAEETSASSSSYNPFLVEDSEPPLLDIDSPTSKKPIHTVLSYFQKEVEPINCTTDNIKQDG, encoded by the exons atttagTACACTGTACGAACGAACCAAACATATCAGTGCCACAATTAGCCAATCTGCTCATCGAGAGGTCTCAAAACACTAATTGGGTGGTAGTTTACAAAGCCCTGGTTACTGTCCATCATATGATGTGTTATGGAAATGAA aggtTCACACAATTCCTGGCATCGAGCAACAGTACCTTTCAACTGAGCAATTTTTTAGATAAGAGCGGAGTTCAAG GTAGCCAAGGACATAAAAATG gatACGACATGTCTCCCTTCATAAGACGGTATGCGAAGTATTTGAACGAGAAGGCCATATCGTACAGGACAGTGGCGTTCGATTTCTGTAAAATAAAGAGAGG GAAAGAAGATGGCATGTTGAGAACGATGAACACCGACAAGCTCTTGAAAACACTACCGGTACTACAGAATCAGTTGGACGTACTCCTTGAATTCGAATGTTCTTCGAACGATCTTACGAACGGCATCATTAATATGTGCTTCATGCTGCTCTTCAAAGATCTCATCAGGCTCTTTGCAGGTTACAACGACGGTATCATCAATTTGTTAG AAAAATTCTTCGATATGAACAAGAAGCAATGTAAGGAGGCTCTAGACATATACAAAAAATTCCTGGTTAGAATGGATAGGGTCTCGGAATTCCTAAAAGTTGCCGAG AACGTCGGAATAGATAAAGGCAACATTCCCGATCTCACCAAAGCCCCCAGCAGCCTGCTCGAAGCCCTGGAGCAGCACTTGTCGCAGATCGAGGGCAAGAAGAGCTCGTCATCGGCCGTCACCTCTCAATCGACCAGCAACCAACAGAAAAATGTGAAATCCGGAGTCAACGCCCTTTCCTCGACCAGTAGCGCTTTTGGCACGGTGGCCAATAGCAAGTTCGAAAGTCTCTCCAACGGCATCGATGAAAATCTGAAGCTGCAAGCGCTGGCCGAAGAAGAAGCTGCTATGAACCAGTTCAAG TCGAAGGTTTCCTCGCCAACTTCAAGCGGCAACCCCTTCATGAGTAACTCCTCCTCTTCTGTCAGCACACCGAGCGCAGCCGCCTTGGACCTATTCTCTTCCGAGCCCGCCATCATACATTCGCATGCGCAGTCTAAGCCCTCCGACGACCTACTACAACTGTCCAATCCGTTCATGGACGCTTTTCAAACACCCCAACAACAACCAACCATCATGGCCAGCGCTAATTTCGGTGCTGCCAACAATAATGCATGGGTACCGAATG GTCAAACTTTGGTCACTAATGGCTCCTTTGTATCAGACACCAACTTTGCTTCGGTTTTCGGAAGTGCTGAACCAAAAA CTGCCGAAGAAACTAGCGCAAGTTCAAGCTCGTACAATCCATTCTTAGTGGAAGATTCAGAACCTCCTCTCTTAGATATCGATTCACCGACCAGTAAAAAACCAATACACACTGTACtaagttattttcaaaaagaggtAGAGCCGATAAACTGCACAACTGACAATATAAAACAAGACGGCTGA
- the LOC123672108 gene encoding phosphatidylinositol-binding clathrin assembly protein LAP-like isoform X2 codes for MTGRMAGQTINDRLLAAKHSIAGQGLAKSVCKATTEEMIGPKKKHLDYLVHCTNEPNISVPQLANLLIERSQNTNWVVVYKALVTVHHMMCYGNERFTQFLASSNSTFQLSNFLDKSGVQGYDMSPFIRRYAKYLNEKAISYRTVAFDFCKIKRGKEDGMLRTMNTDKLLKTLPVLQNQLDVLLEFECSSNDLTNGIINMCFMLLFKDLIRLFAGYNDGIINLLEKFFDMNKKQCKEALDIYKKFLVRMDRVSEFLKVAENVGIDKGNIPDLTKAPSSLLEALEQHLSQIEGKKSSSSAVTSQSTSNQQKNVKSGVNALSSTSSAFGTVANSKFESLSNGIDENLKLQALAEEEAAMNQFKSKVSSPTSSGNPFMSNSSSSVSTPSAAALDLFSSEPAIIHSHAQSKPSDDLLQLSNPFMDAFQTPQQQPTIMASANFGAANNNAWVPNGQTLVTNGSFVSDTNFASVFGSAEPKNNFDGLGGVLQPMSAGNGMNSFNNNMNSPSPINNNAKNQFNTNGNNNSDGGKLVSGDLESSLASLAENLTINPRVQPVKGVQWNSPKGGSKTGNNWTPQPMSATTGAGYKPMNQSMTSPTFSASTLQPPVFPTMPAVQPVMVMRPMVGNPVMMPQMTPMSPNANQMAQQQSLLFH; via the exons atttagTACACTGTACGAACGAACCAAACATATCAGTGCCACAATTAGCCAATCTGCTCATCGAGAGGTCTCAAAACACTAATTGGGTGGTAGTTTACAAAGCCCTGGTTACTGTCCATCATATGATGTGTTATGGAAATGAA aggtTCACACAATTCCTGGCATCGAGCAACAGTACCTTTCAACTGAGCAATTTTTTAGATAAGAGCGGAGTTCAAG gatACGACATGTCTCCCTTCATAAGACGGTATGCGAAGTATTTGAACGAGAAGGCCATATCGTACAGGACAGTGGCGTTCGATTTCTGTAAAATAAAGAGAGG GAAAGAAGATGGCATGTTGAGAACGATGAACACCGACAAGCTCTTGAAAACACTACCGGTACTACAGAATCAGTTGGACGTACTCCTTGAATTCGAATGTTCTTCGAACGATCTTACGAACGGCATCATTAATATGTGCTTCATGCTGCTCTTCAAAGATCTCATCAGGCTCTTTGCAGGTTACAACGACGGTATCATCAATTTGTTAG AAAAATTCTTCGATATGAACAAGAAGCAATGTAAGGAGGCTCTAGACATATACAAAAAATTCCTGGTTAGAATGGATAGGGTCTCGGAATTCCTAAAAGTTGCCGAG AACGTCGGAATAGATAAAGGCAACATTCCCGATCTCACCAAAGCCCCCAGCAGCCTGCTCGAAGCCCTGGAGCAGCACTTGTCGCAGATCGAGGGCAAGAAGAGCTCGTCATCGGCCGTCACCTCTCAATCGACCAGCAACCAACAGAAAAATGTGAAATCCGGAGTCAACGCCCTTTCCTCGACCAGTAGCGCTTTTGGCACGGTGGCCAATAGCAAGTTCGAAAGTCTCTCCAACGGCATCGATGAAAATCTGAAGCTGCAAGCGCTGGCCGAAGAAGAAGCTGCTATGAACCAGTTCAAG TCGAAGGTTTCCTCGCCAACTTCAAGCGGCAACCCCTTCATGAGTAACTCCTCCTCTTCTGTCAGCACACCGAGCGCAGCCGCCTTGGACCTATTCTCTTCCGAGCCCGCCATCATACATTCGCATGCGCAGTCTAAGCCCTCCGACGACCTACTACAACTGTCCAATCCGTTCATGGACGCTTTTCAAACACCCCAACAACAACCAACCATCATGGCCAGCGCTAATTTCGGTGCTGCCAACAATAATGCATGGGTACCGAATG GTCAAACTTTGGTCACTAATGGCTCCTTTGTATCAGACACCAACTTTGCTTCGGTTTTCGGAAGTGCTGAACCAAAAA ATAATTTCGATGGATTGGGCGGAGTACTACAACCAATGTCTGCAGGAAATGGTATGAATTCTTTCAATAACAACATGAACAGTCCATCACCCATCAACAACAATGCGAAAAACCAGTTCAACACGAATGGCAACAATAATTCTGATGGTGGAAAATTGGTATCGGGTGATCTAGAATCCAGCCTGGCATCTCTGGCTGAAAATCTAACTATCAATCCTAGAGTGCAACCTGTGAA AGGTGTACAATGGAACTCTCCAAAGGGTGGTTCAAAGACTGGAAATAACTGGACTCCTCAACCTATGTCTGCTACTACTGGTGCAGGCTACAAACCGATGAACCAATCGATGACTAGCCCCACTTTCAGTGCTTCGACTTTACAACCTCCTGTATTTCCTACAATGCCAGCAGTTCAGCCAGTGATG GTGATGCGTCCTATGGTGGGTAACCCAGTGATGATGCCCCAAATGACACCCATGTCGCCGAATGCAAACCAGATGGCGCAACAGCAGTCCTTGTTGTTTCACTGA